In one window of Streptomyces roseofulvus DNA:
- the efeB gene encoding iron uptake transporter deferrochelatase/peroxidase subunit, whose translation MPVNNPVTGPASGNASAPASDDGHLDISRRRLLGTVGAAGAAGLVIGAAGGAGIASAVSGDDSAPGAGGSPALTSVGATEVAFHGRHQPGITTPLQSRGHLVAFDLAPGAGRKEAAALLRRWSATARTLMAGEAPSGDTGIARDAGPSSLTVTFGFGRTFFDRTGLTARRPTQLDPLPAFSSDAVDPKRSEGDLWVQIGADDALVAFHALRALQKDAGDAARVRWEMNGFNRSAGATARPMTARNLMGQVDGTNNPKTTDPDFDRRIFVPADATGAQDWMAGGSYAVVRRIRMLLDDWEGLSPEKQERVIGRRKADGAPLSGGSETTPLDLDKRGPDGKLAIPDNAHARISAPEQNGGAAMLRRPFSFHDGIGADGTPDAGLLFVCWQADPLRGFVPVQRKLDRGDALSAFIRHESSGLFAAPGGAAEGEYVGQRLLEG comes from the coding sequence ATGCCCGTGAACAACCCCGTGACCGGCCCCGCGTCCGGCAACGCCTCCGCCCCCGCGTCCGACGACGGCCACCTCGACATCTCCCGGCGCCGGCTGCTCGGCACCGTCGGCGCGGCGGGCGCCGCCGGCCTCGTCATCGGCGCCGCCGGCGGTGCCGGCATCGCGTCGGCCGTCTCCGGGGACGACAGCGCGCCCGGCGCCGGCGGCTCCCCGGCGCTCACCTCGGTGGGGGCCACCGAGGTGGCCTTCCACGGGCGCCACCAGCCCGGCATCACCACCCCGCTCCAGTCGCGCGGCCATCTGGTCGCCTTCGACCTCGCACCGGGCGCCGGGCGCAAGGAGGCCGCCGCGCTGCTCCGCCGCTGGTCGGCGACGGCGCGGACCCTGATGGCGGGCGAGGCGCCGTCCGGGGACACCGGGATCGCGCGGGACGCCGGCCCGTCCTCCCTCACCGTCACCTTCGGCTTCGGCCGCACCTTCTTCGACCGGACGGGGCTGACCGCCCGCCGCCCGACGCAGCTCGACCCGCTGCCCGCCTTCTCCTCCGACGCGGTCGACCCCAAGCGCTCGGAGGGCGATCTGTGGGTGCAGATCGGGGCGGACGACGCCCTGGTCGCCTTCCACGCGCTGCGCGCGCTCCAGAAGGACGCCGGGGACGCGGCCCGGGTGCGCTGGGAGATGAACGGCTTCAACCGCTCCGCCGGGGCGACCGCCCGCCCGATGACCGCCCGGAACCTGATGGGCCAGGTCGACGGCACCAACAACCCGAAGACCACCGACCCCGACTTCGACCGGCGGATCTTCGTCCCGGCCGACGCGACCGGCGCCCAGGACTGGATGGCCGGCGGCTCGTACGCGGTCGTGCGGCGGATCCGGATGCTCCTGGACGACTGGGAGGGGCTGTCCCCGGAGAAGCAGGAGCGGGTCATCGGCCGCCGCAAGGCGGACGGGGCGCCGCTGTCCGGCGGTTCCGAGACGACCCCGCTCGACCTGGACAAGCGGGGCCCGGACGGAAAGCTCGCCATCCCCGACAACGCCCACGCCCGGATCTCCGCCCCCGAACAGAACGGCGGGGCGGCGATGCTGCGCCGGCCCTTCTCCTTCCACGACGGCATCGGCGCGGACGGCACCCCGGACGCCGGGCTCCTCTTCGTCTGCTGGCAGGCCGATCCGCTGCGCGGCTTCGTGCCGGTGCAGCGCAAGCTCGACCGGGGCGACGCGCTCTCCGCGTTCATCCGGCACGAGTCGAGCGGGCTCTTCGCCGCGCCGGGCGGGGCCGCCGAGGGCGAGTACGTCGGCCAGCGGCTGCTGGAGGGCTGA
- a CDS encoding copper resistance protein CopC: MLVLAAALLGVLLAGAAPASAHAALTGSDPKDGAVVATAPEEVGLTFSEQVAMSADSIRVLDPSGRRADTGEIIDLCSGAVVKYGVALRAGLPDGTYTVAWQTVSADSHPIAGAFTFSIGAPSATSVALPEQTPGGGVVGALYGIARYLSYAGFAVLVGGGAFVLLCWPRGAGVRPVQQTVVRGWLALTGATLVMLLLRGPYTGSGRLADVFDLAGLQAVLQTKTGAALTSRLLLLGAAALFVAVLFGAYARRTDPKERKDLAFGLGLGGTVVAAGVAGTWALAEHASTGIQPGIAMPVDILHLLAVAAWLGGLTTLLVALYRAPSVERAAVERFSRVAFASVAVLVATGLYQSWRQVGSWSALTGTRYGQLLLVKIGLMGVLVGIAWISRRWTRRLAERPAGTETAPGTETAAGTEAEVGAAAAADAETDPDPGEEEPEEQGPQEAPDAERAAQLARQRAAMATARRKKARDADPERTGLRRSVLTEAAVAVVLLAVTTVLTSTEPGRTEEEAARAGGTTAGSAAVPDRPVDIRLPFDTGGADGQGVVRLSLDPGRTGANALHLFVERPDGKPLDVPEIKVNLTLEEKGVGPLPVAPDRIQAGHWSASGVQLPLPGDWRVQVTVRTSEIDQTTIEKNIKIG; encoded by the coding sequence ATGCTGGTCCTCGCGGCCGCGCTCCTGGGCGTGCTCCTCGCCGGCGCCGCCCCCGCCTCCGCGCACGCGGCGCTGACCGGGAGCGACCCGAAGGACGGGGCGGTGGTCGCCACCGCCCCCGAGGAGGTCGGCCTCACCTTCTCGGAGCAGGTCGCCATGAGCGCCGACTCGATCCGGGTCCTCGACCCCTCGGGCCGGCGCGCCGACACCGGCGAGATCATCGACCTGTGCAGCGGCGCCGTCGTCAAGTACGGCGTGGCCCTGCGGGCCGGTCTGCCGGACGGCACCTACACCGTCGCCTGGCAGACCGTCTCCGCCGACAGCCACCCCATCGCCGGGGCCTTCACCTTCTCCATCGGCGCGCCCTCCGCCACCTCGGTCGCCCTGCCCGAGCAGACGCCCGGCGGAGGCGTCGTCGGCGCCCTCTACGGGATCGCGCGCTATCTGTCGTACGCGGGCTTCGCCGTCCTCGTCGGCGGCGGCGCCTTCGTGCTGCTGTGCTGGCCGCGCGGGGCGGGCGTGCGGCCCGTGCAGCAGACCGTCGTCCGGGGCTGGCTCGCGCTCACCGGCGCCACGCTGGTGATGCTGCTGCTGCGCGGCCCGTACACCGGATCCGGCAGGCTCGCCGACGTCTTCGACCTGGCCGGCCTCCAGGCCGTGCTCCAGACCAAGACCGGGGCGGCGCTCACCTCCCGGCTGCTCCTGCTGGGGGCGGCCGCGCTGTTCGTCGCCGTCCTCTTCGGCGCGTACGCCCGGCGCACCGACCCGAAGGAGCGCAAGGACCTCGCCTTCGGCCTGGGCCTCGGCGGCACCGTGGTCGCCGCGGGCGTCGCCGGCACCTGGGCGCTGGCCGAGCACGCCTCCACCGGCATCCAGCCGGGCATCGCCATGCCCGTCGACATCCTGCACCTGCTCGCCGTCGCCGCCTGGCTCGGCGGGCTCACCACCCTGCTGGTCGCCCTCTACCGGGCACCCTCGGTGGAACGCGCGGCGGTCGAGCGCTTCTCCCGCGTCGCCTTCGCCTCGGTCGCCGTCCTGGTGGCCACCGGCCTCTACCAGTCGTGGCGCCAGGTCGGCTCCTGGTCCGCCCTCACCGGCACCCGGTACGGGCAGCTGCTGCTGGTCAAGATCGGCCTGATGGGCGTGCTCGTCGGCATCGCCTGGATCTCCCGCCGCTGGACCCGGCGGCTGGCGGAACGGCCCGCCGGGACCGAGACGGCCCCCGGGACGGAGACGGCCGCGGGGACGGAGGCCGAGGTGGGCGCGGCCGCCGCCGCGGACGCCGAGACGGATCCGGACCCCGGCGAAGAGGAGCCTGAGGAGCAGGGCCCGCAGGAGGCGCCGGACGCCGAACGGGCCGCCCAGCTCGCGCGGCAGCGGGCCGCCATGGCCACCGCCCGGCGGAAGAAGGCCCGGGACGCCGACCCCGAGCGGACCGGACTGCGCCGCTCGGTGCTGACCGAGGCCGCCGTGGCTGTCGTCCTGCTCGCCGTGACCACCGTCCTCACCTCCACCGAACCCGGCCGCACCGAGGAGGAGGCCGCCCGCGCCGGCGGCACGACCGCCGGCTCCGCCGCGGTCCCGGACCGCCCGGTGGACATCCGGCTGCCCTTCGACACCGGTGGCGCGGACGGCCAGGGCGTCGTCCGGCTCAGCCTCGACCCGGGCCGCACCGGCGCCAACGCCCTGCACCTCTTCGTGGAGCGCCCCGACGGCAAGCCGCTGGACGTCCCCGAGATCAAGGTGAACCTGACCCTGGAGGAGAAGGGCGTCGGCCCGCTGCCCGTCGCCCCGGACCGGATCCAGGCCGGCCACTGGAGCGCGAGCGGCGTGCAGCTCCCGCTGCCCGGCGACTGGCGCGTCCAGGTGACGGTCCGCACCTCCGAGATCGACCAGACCACCATCGAGAAGAACATCAAGATCGGCTGA
- a CDS encoding copper chaperone PCu(A)C, whose protein sequence is MTRRTTALSAAVALAAALALTGCSSDDGGPRLKVSGAYMPQPVMDMAGGFLTIENTGDTADKLTSVTSPLSDDVTMHETKDQKMRAVTSFDIPANGELKLARGGNHLMFMELKSKPKQGEKVSVELHFEKADPITVDLPVEAATHNPQQH, encoded by the coding sequence GTGACCCGCCGCACCACCGCCCTGTCCGCCGCCGTGGCCCTCGCCGCCGCACTCGCGCTCACCGGGTGCTCGTCCGACGACGGCGGGCCCCGGCTGAAGGTCAGCGGCGCGTACATGCCCCAGCCCGTGATGGACATGGCCGGCGGCTTCCTCACCATCGAGAACACCGGTGACACCGCCGACAAGCTGACCTCGGTCACCAGCCCGCTCTCCGACGACGTCACCATGCACGAGACGAAGGACCAGAAGATGCGGGCGGTGACGTCCTTCGACATCCCCGCCAACGGCGAGCTGAAGCTGGCCCGGGGCGGCAACCACCTCATGTTCATGGAGCTGAAGTCGAAGCCGAAGCAGGGCGAGAAGGTCAGCGTCGAGCTGCACTTCGAGAAGGCCGACCCGATCACGGTCGACCTGCCCGTCGAAGCCGCCACCCACAACCCGCAGCAGCACTGA
- a CDS encoding SCO family protein yields the protein MSTEKTSPSQRGGDGPEGRPGRRTPLIVAAVAIVAALGITAAVGLGDDDTKDTSSGFVQIEGGTSEKARAATVLDRPFTKPDLVLTDTKGESYDLRERTKGKPTLIYFGYTNCPDVCPLTMSNIAIAKKQLPKADQEKLQVVFVTTDPERDTAASLAKWLPAAGDPSFTGLTGDFAKIQAGARSIGIGIDPPKKEDDGTVVSMHGAQVVAFSPTTDQGYVLYGEDATVDDYAKDLPKIIKGENP from the coding sequence ATGTCCACTGAGAAGACGTCCCCGTCGCAGCGCGGCGGGGACGGCCCCGAAGGCCGCCCCGGGCGGCGCACCCCGCTGATCGTCGCCGCCGTCGCGATCGTCGCCGCCCTCGGCATCACCGCCGCGGTCGGCCTCGGCGACGACGACACCAAGGACACCTCCTCCGGCTTCGTCCAGATCGAGGGCGGCACCAGCGAGAAGGCCAGGGCCGCCACCGTCCTCGACCGGCCCTTCACCAAGCCCGACCTCGTCCTCACCGACACCAAGGGCGAGAGCTACGACCTGCGCGAGCGCACCAAGGGCAAGCCGACGCTCATCTACTTCGGCTACACCAACTGCCCCGACGTGTGCCCGCTGACGATGAGCAACATCGCCATCGCCAAGAAGCAGCTCCCCAAGGCCGACCAGGAGAAGCTCCAGGTCGTCTTCGTCACCACCGACCCGGAGCGGGACACCGCCGCCTCGCTGGCCAAGTGGCTGCCCGCGGCCGGCGACCCGTCCTTCACCGGTCTCACCGGCGACTTCGCGAAGATCCAGGCGGGCGCCCGCTCGATCGGCATCGGCATCGACCCGCCGAAGAAGGAGGACGACGGCACCGTCGTCTCCATGCACGGCGCTCAGGTCGTCGCCTTCTCCCCCACCACCGACCAGGGCTACGTCCTGTACGGGGAGGACGCCACCGTCGACGACTACGCCAAGGACCTGCCGAAGATCATCAAGGGGGAGAACCCGTGA
- a CDS encoding YcnI family protein, translating into MNLSRAALAAGTAAASVVLVSGTAFAHVSVQPEGEAAQGGYATVNIKVPNERDNASTVKLEVNFPLDHPLASVMPQPVPGWKAVVTKSKLDKPLTLHGKQINEAVSKVTWTADGSKIGPGQFQQFPLSLGQLPEDTDQLVLKAVQTYDNDEVVRWIEEQKGAEEPQNPAPVLKLSAAGADHHGGGSATATTAPSASASVDAKAGHEDEGGHSGTETASASSTDTTARVLGVAGILVGVAGVAFGLLAGRRRSA; encoded by the coding sequence ATGAACCTGTCCCGCGCCGCCCTCGCCGCCGGCACCGCCGCCGCCTCCGTCGTCCTGGTCTCGGGCACGGCCTTCGCGCACGTCAGCGTGCAGCCCGAGGGCGAGGCCGCCCAGGGCGGCTACGCGACCGTGAACATCAAGGTCCCGAACGAGCGCGACAACGCCTCCACCGTGAAGCTGGAGGTCAACTTCCCGCTCGACCACCCGCTCGCCTCCGTCATGCCGCAGCCGGTCCCGGGCTGGAAGGCCGTCGTCACCAAGTCCAAGCTGGACAAGCCGCTGACGCTGCACGGCAAGCAGATCAACGAGGCCGTCTCCAAGGTCACCTGGACCGCGGACGGCTCGAAGATCGGCCCCGGCCAGTTCCAGCAGTTCCCCCTCTCCCTGGGCCAGCTGCCGGAGGACACCGACCAGCTCGTCCTCAAGGCCGTCCAGACCTACGACAACGACGAGGTCGTGCGCTGGATCGAGGAGCAGAAGGGCGCCGAGGAGCCGCAGAACCCGGCCCCCGTCCTGAAGCTCTCGGCCGCCGGCGCGGACCACCACGGCGGCGGCTCCGCCACCGCCACGACCGCGCCCAGCGCCTCCGCGTCCGTGGACGCGAAGGCCGGCCACGAGGACGAGGGCGGCCACTCCGGCACCGAGACCGCCTCGGCCTCCTCCACCGACACCACGGCCCGCGTCCTCGGCGTCGCCGGCATCCTCGTCGGCGTCGCCGGTGTCGCCTTCGGCCTCCTCGCCGGCCGCCGCCGCTCCGCCTGA
- a CDS encoding ATP-binding protein, which yields MSIWWSLHLRREAASVPLARRLFLGTMETAGVDPDVSYELSVALTEACANAVEHGGGAAGRGSEAYRVTAFLDGETCRIEVADAGPGFAGTRAAPATAVRPDAESGRGLRLIEELSDHVHFGRSGRGGAVVSFDKILKWKESPSLLLA from the coding sequence ATGAGCATCTGGTGGTCACTCCATCTGCGGCGCGAGGCCGCGAGCGTACCGCTCGCCCGGCGCCTGTTCCTCGGCACCATGGAGACCGCCGGGGTCGATCCCGACGTGTCCTACGAGCTGTCGGTGGCCCTGACGGAGGCGTGTGCCAACGCGGTCGAGCACGGCGGTGGCGCCGCGGGCCGCGGCTCGGAGGCGTACCGGGTGACGGCCTTCCTCGACGGCGAGACCTGCCGGATCGAGGTCGCCGACGCGGGGCCGGGCTTCGCCGGGACGCGTGCCGCCCCCGCGACGGCCGTCCGTCCGGACGCCGAGAGCGGCCGCGGCCTGCGTCTGATCGAGGAGCTCTCCGACCACGTCCACTTCGGCCGCTCGGGCCGGGGCGGCGCGGTGGTCAGCTTCGACAAGATCCTGAAGTGGAAGGAGAGCCCGTCCCTCCTGCTGGCCTGA
- a CDS encoding aminopeptidase P family protein, producing MADELTPETPDEAEEPIKQRKNGLYPGVSDELAENMKSGWADTELTGLAPIPQAAETAARRAALSARFPGERLVIPAGNLKTRSNDTEYSFRAATEYAYLTGDQTHDGVLVLEPTADGHEATVYLLPRSDRENGEFWLDGMGELWVGRRHSLAEAEQLLGIPAKDVRELAAALKEATGPVRAVRGHDAGIEAALTDKVTAERDEELRVFLSEARLVKDAFEVAELEKACAATARGFEDVVKVLDKAEATSERYIEGTFFLRARVEGNDVGYGTIAAAGPHACTLHWVRNDGAVRSGDLLLLDAGVETTELYTADVTRTLPINGRYTDIQRKIYDAVYEAQEAGIAAVKPGAAYRDFHDAAQRVLAEKLVEWGLVEGPVDRVLELGLQRRWTLHGTGHMLGMDVHDCAAARTEAYVDATLEPGMCLTVEPGLYFQADDLTVPEEYRGIGVRIEDDILVTEDGNRNLSDQLPRRSDEVEAWMAALKG from the coding sequence GTGGCCGATGAGCTCACTCCGGAGACCCCGGACGAGGCCGAAGAGCCGATCAAGCAGCGGAAGAACGGCCTGTACCCGGGCGTCTCCGACGAGCTCGCCGAGAACATGAAGTCCGGCTGGGCCGACACGGAGCTGACCGGGCTCGCGCCGATCCCGCAGGCGGCCGAGACCGCCGCGCGCCGGGCCGCGCTCTCCGCCCGCTTCCCGGGCGAGCGCCTGGTGATCCCGGCCGGCAACCTGAAGACCCGGTCGAACGACACCGAGTACAGCTTCCGCGCCGCCACCGAGTACGCGTACCTCACCGGCGACCAGACCCACGACGGCGTCCTGGTCCTGGAGCCCACGGCCGACGGCCACGAGGCCACCGTCTACCTGCTGCCGCGCTCCGACCGCGAGAACGGCGAGTTCTGGCTCGACGGCATGGGCGAGCTGTGGGTCGGCCGCCGCCACTCCCTCGCCGAGGCGGAGCAGCTGCTCGGCATCCCGGCGAAGGACGTGCGCGAGCTCGCCGCCGCCCTCAAGGAGGCCACCGGTCCGGTCCGCGCCGTGCGCGGCCACGACGCCGGCATCGAGGCCGCCCTCACCGACAAGGTGACCGCCGAGCGCGACGAGGAGCTGCGGGTCTTCCTCTCCGAGGCCCGTCTGGTCAAGGACGCCTTCGAGGTCGCCGAGCTGGAGAAGGCGTGCGCCGCCACCGCCCGCGGCTTCGAGGACGTCGTCAAGGTCCTCGACAAGGCCGAGGCGACCAGCGAGCGCTACATCGAGGGCACCTTCTTCCTCCGGGCCCGCGTCGAGGGCAACGACGTCGGCTACGGCACCATCGCCGCCGCCGGCCCGCACGCCTGCACCCTCCACTGGGTCCGCAACGACGGCGCCGTGCGCTCCGGCGACCTGCTGCTCCTCGACGCCGGCGTCGAGACCACCGAGCTGTACACCGCCGACGTCACCCGCACCCTGCCGATCAACGGCCGGTACACGGACATCCAGCGGAAGATCTACGACGCCGTGTACGAGGCGCAGGAGGCCGGCATCGCCGCGGTGAAGCCCGGCGCCGCCTACCGCGACTTCCACGACGCCGCCCAGCGCGTGCTCGCCGAGAAGCTCGTCGAGTGGGGCCTCGTCGAGGGCCCGGTCGACCGCGTCCTGGAGCTGGGCCTCCAGCGCCGCTGGACCCTGCACGGCACCGGCCACATGCTCGGCATGGACGTCCACGACTGCGCCGCCGCGCGCACCGAGGCGTACGTCGACGCCACGCTGGAGCCGGGCATGTGCCTGACCGTCGAGCCCGGGCTCTACTTCCAGGCCGACGACCTGACCGTGCCGGAGGAGTACCGCGGCATCGGCGTCCGGATCGAGGACGACATCCTCGTCACCGAGGACGGCAACCGGAACCTGTCGGACCAGCTGCCGCGCCGCTCCGACGAGGTCGAGGCGTGGATGGCGGCCCTGAAGGGCTGA
- a CDS encoding PP2C family protein-serine/threonine phosphatase — MGVCDAMASNAPVGKPTEMSSPHLPNHLPKVAGIDSTVPAPPHTKAPLAGVPAAASPADAAPAPGALITDRLAGWVSDLTTLHELTERLIRTATLDEALHELLGAGAALVGARRGMAVLEPADGLGPTATVGLGLAHADLGTIETVPRGATSYGRLLDGLPDPSDPRRVPEPIAIHDVRTEEGLDPRHREVAARLGYAASYALPLATEEAGRIGAGVWLYDEPAAPTDRQRHLVGLYGRFATEHLARLLQVERARVQVATVAEELLPSRLPRVPGVRLAARHRTGPRGGGDWYDALPLPEGALGLAVGSVSGTGPSALAAMGRLRASLRAYAVMEGEDPVAVLSDLELLLRLTEPARSATALFAYAEPARRRLVLAGAGHAPPLLVGERRTEYVETSLSAPLGMLSCWEAPSVELSPAPGETVLLYTDGLLRRTGDPIDRAFARLHAAAASVPRADRDDPGAIADHVLRTLLPDGLDPAVEGEDVVLLAARFD; from the coding sequence ATGGGGGTTTGCGATGCCATGGCGTCAAACGCACCGGTCGGAAAGCCGACCGAGATGAGCTCCCCACACCTGCCGAATCACCTTCCGAAAGTGGCCGGAATCGATTCCACGGTTCCCGCTCCACCGCACACTAAGGCGCCCCTCGCGGGCGTCCCCGCCGCGGCGTCACCCGCCGACGCGGCCCCCGCGCCCGGCGCGCTGATCACGGACCGCCTCGCCGGCTGGGTCTCCGACCTCACCACCCTCCACGAACTCACCGAGCGGCTCATCAGGACCGCCACCCTCGACGAGGCCCTGCACGAGCTCCTCGGCGCCGGAGCCGCCCTCGTCGGCGCCCGCCGCGGCATGGCGGTCCTCGAACCCGCCGACGGCCTCGGCCCCACCGCCACCGTCGGCCTCGGCCTCGCCCACGCCGACCTCGGCACCATCGAGACCGTGCCCCGCGGCGCCACCAGCTACGGCCGCCTCCTCGACGGGCTCCCCGACCCGTCGGACCCGCGCCGCGTCCCGGAGCCCATCGCCATCCACGACGTCCGCACCGAGGAGGGGCTCGACCCCCGCCACCGCGAGGTCGCCGCCCGCCTCGGCTACGCCGCCAGCTACGCCCTCCCCCTCGCCACCGAGGAGGCCGGCCGGATCGGCGCCGGCGTCTGGCTCTACGACGAGCCGGCCGCCCCCACCGACCGCCAGCGCCACCTCGTCGGCCTCTACGGCCGCTTCGCCACCGAGCACCTCGCCCGCCTCCTCCAGGTCGAACGCGCCCGGGTCCAGGTCGCCACCGTCGCCGAGGAGCTGCTCCCGAGCCGGCTCCCCCGCGTCCCCGGGGTCCGGCTCGCCGCCCGCCATCGCACCGGCCCCCGCGGCGGCGGCGACTGGTACGACGCCCTGCCGCTGCCCGAGGGCGCCCTCGGCCTCGCCGTCGGCTCCGTCTCCGGCACCGGGCCGAGCGCGCTGGCCGCGATGGGACGGCTGCGCGCCTCGCTGCGGGCGTACGCGGTGATGGAGGGCGAGGACCCGGTCGCCGTCCTCTCCGACCTGGAGCTGCTGCTCCGGCTCACCGAGCCGGCCCGCTCGGCCACCGCCCTCTTCGCCTACGCCGAACCGGCCCGCCGCCGGCTCGTCCTGGCCGGCGCCGGCCACGCGCCGCCGCTGCTCGTCGGCGAGCGCCGCACCGAGTACGTCGAGACCTCGCTCTCCGCCCCGCTCGGGATGCTCTCCTGCTGGGAGGCGCCCAGCGTGGAGCTGTCCCCCGCGCCTGGAGAAACGGTGCTGCTGTACACGGACGGGCTGCTGCGGCGTACCGGCGATCCCATCGACCGGGCCTTCGCCCGGCTCCACGCGGCGGCCGCTAGCGTGCCCCGCGCGGACCGGGACGACCCCGGGGCGATCGCCGACCACGTGCTGCGGACCCTGCTCCCGGACGGGCTCGACCCCGCGGTGGAGGGCGAGGACGTGGTGCTGCTCGCCGCCCGCTTCGACTGA
- a CDS encoding bifunctional DNA primase/polymerase, which yields MREILGRRRRLRFRRKARAARQDAAVTFAVQWDWPVLPGVGLEEPAPVTKTAGDGDGRVCACPDPDCVVPGAHPFDPGLLAATTDERMIRWWWTRRPDAPIVLATGGRAPCAVSLPALAGARALRVLDEMDMRLGPVVATPTRWSILVAPYGLERLGELLYAKDSVPSSLRFHGEGGYLLLPPSTTGTGQVRWEREPLAGSARPWLPDVEAVVDALVEASRATPGGGSRLAY from the coding sequence ATGCGCGAGATCCTCGGAAGGCGACGCAGGCTCCGGTTCCGGCGCAAGGCGAGGGCCGCACGGCAGGACGCGGCGGTCACCTTCGCGGTCCAGTGGGACTGGCCCGTCCTGCCGGGCGTGGGACTCGAAGAGCCCGCCCCTGTGACGAAGACCGCCGGTGACGGCGACGGGAGGGTGTGCGCCTGCCCCGACCCGGACTGCGTGGTCCCCGGCGCCCACCCGTTCGACCCCGGCCTGCTCGCCGCCACCACCGACGAGCGGATGATCCGCTGGTGGTGGACCCGGCGCCCGGACGCCCCGATCGTCCTGGCCACCGGCGGCCGCGCCCCCTGCGCGGTGAGCCTCCCGGCCCTCGCGGGCGCCCGGGCCCTGCGGGTCCTCGACGAGATGGACATGCGGCTCGGCCCGGTGGTGGCGACGCCGACCCGCTGGTCGATCCTGGTCGCCCCGTACGGCCTCGAACGGCTCGGCGAGCTGCTGTACGCGAAGGACAGCGTGCCCAGTTCGCTGCGCTTCCATGGAGAGGGCGGCTATCTGTTGCTGCCGCCGTCCACGACCGGCACCGGCCAGGTCCGCTGGGAGCGGGAGCCGCTGGCCGGGTCCGCGCGGCCGTGGCTGCCGGACGTCGAGGCGGTGGTGGACGCCCTCGTCGAGGCGAGCCGGGCCACACCGGGCGGCGGGAGCCGGCTCGCGTACTGA
- a CDS encoding DUF5926 family protein: MAKKRPQTKAGKSGQAQVTNGEIPVVGAREPCPCGSGRRYKACHGRAAAHAATEHVQRPFEGLPGECDLVALRELVPAATVPLTLKGGLPEGVPSVTLATVLPMAWPALRRDDGSVLLALQNDGTSGDLSRDLADTLQRALETAPGNPVPPRRVEPEGPRLQDLLDTDAPFVPEVHTGFEFWIPQSADGADPEVAASLERANAAAIPTVKLDSVDAAYWCETPDKNHLRWVMPYPEEKLLDALARLQAAGGTSLGADTRLVGSFRAHGLMVPVWDLPSAMTAEQCEKPAAEFAERLTEALAVDAPLTAEERRARGGLTNRQVTLS, from the coding sequence ATGGCCAAGAAGCGCCCCCAGACGAAGGCCGGCAAGAGCGGCCAGGCACAGGTCACGAACGGGGAGATCCCGGTCGTCGGCGCGCGCGAGCCGTGCCCGTGCGGTTCGGGCCGCCGCTACAAGGCGTGCCACGGCCGAGCCGCCGCGCACGCCGCGACCGAGCACGTCCAGCGCCCCTTCGAGGGCCTGCCCGGCGAGTGCGACCTGGTCGCGCTGCGCGAGCTGGTGCCCGCCGCCACCGTGCCGCTCACCCTCAAGGGCGGGCTGCCCGAGGGCGTGCCGTCGGTGACGCTCGCGACGGTCCTGCCGATGGCCTGGCCGGCGCTCCGCCGCGACGACGGCTCCGTCCTGCTCGCCCTGCAGAACGACGGCACCTCCGGCGACCTGTCCCGCGACCTCGCCGACACCCTCCAGCGCGCGCTGGAGACCGCGCCCGGCAACCCGGTGCCGCCGCGCCGCGTCGAGCCCGAGGGCCCGCGCCTGCAGGACCTGCTCGACACGGACGCCCCGTTCGTGCCCGAGGTCCACACCGGCTTCGAGTTCTGGATCCCGCAGTCGGCGGACGGCGCCGACCCGGAGGTCGCCGCTTCGCTGGAGCGCGCCAACGCGGCCGCGATCCCCACCGTGAAGCTGGACTCGGTCGACGCCGCCTACTGGTGCGAGACCCCGGACAAGAACCACCTGCGCTGGGTCATGCCGTACCCGGAGGAGAAGCTCCTCGACGCGCTCGCCCGCCTCCAGGCCGCCGGCGGCACCTCGCTCGGCGCCGACACCCGGCTCGTCGGCTCCTTCCGCGCCCACGGCCTGATGGTCCCGGTGTGGGACCTGCCGTCGGCGATGACCGCCGAGCAGTGCGAGAAGCCGGCCGCCGAGTTCGCCGAGCGGCTGACCGAGGCGCTCGCCGTGGACGCCCCGCTGACCGCCGAGGAGCGCCGGGCTCGCGGCGGCCTCACGAACCGTCAGGTCACTCTCAGCTGA